From Primulina tabacum isolate GXHZ01 chromosome 2, ASM2559414v2, whole genome shotgun sequence, one genomic window encodes:
- the LOC142523240 gene encoding uncharacterized protein LOC142523240 translates to MAELCLMAAHGGPPELERGYYRFSEDFHSFLSHRGSNQVRFDSRSFDLSLHQKEDWKFTSGLVDHNNLITLDPTFKRPTGIQGSEPSGFGITVKCNSQEKILKLLASGSVRIENGLLDLSMLHDLMGHLDFSPFTQQSLIYPTRDFYFNEPSVGYTCNPDGQQQNYSGSEMNNVFTKITGIYSSKNMNKSSKQTMLVPFFERRKRSQASAIGIQSSN, encoded by the exons ATGGCAGAGCTCTGTTTGATGGCCGCGCATGGCGGCCCCCCTGAGTTAGAACGAGGCTATTACAGGTTCTCAGAG GACTTTCACAGTTTTCTTTCCCATCGGGGCTCAAATCAAGTTCGATTTGACTCGCGCTCCTTTGATTTAAGCCTGCATCAGAAAGAGGATTGGAAATTTACCAGTGGATTGGTAGACCATAATAACTTGATCACATTGGACCCAACTTTTAAAAGGCCTACTGGCATTCAAG GCTCCGAACCTTCTGGATTTGGGATTACCGTTAAATGTAACAGTCAGGAAAAGATCTTGAAATTACTTGCCTCTGGATCAGTGAGAATAGAAAATGGTTTGCTTGATTTGTCTATGCTCCACGATTTGATGGGGCATCTAGATTTTTCACCATTTACTCAGCAGTCACTCATATATCCAACCAGGGATTTCTACTTCAATGAACCCTCCGTGGGATATACGTGTAATCCTGATGGTCAACAACAGAATTATTCCGGGAGTGAGATGAATAATGTATTTACCAAAATAACTGGTATTTACTCATCAAAAAATATGAATAAATCCAGTAAGCAGACTATGCTAGTCCCTTTCTTTGAAAG GAGGAAAAGATCGCAAGCCAGCGCTATAGGCATCCAATCTTCTAACTGA